The proteins below come from a single Microbacterium sp. SLBN-154 genomic window:
- a CDS encoding ABC transporter substrate-binding protein: MFTARQQRLTGAAALVAAASLFLAGCASSNPLDDAGESPAEGGDSSTIVVGSQAYYSNEIIAEIYAQALENAGFEVERQFQIGQRDAYIPALESGEVNLFPEYSGNLLQYFDEETTARTAEEVYAALPDALPEGLTVLDQSTASDQDSYTVTAAFADEYSLTSIADLANVDVPLTLGGPPELAERPYGPQGLADTYGVDVSFSATGDTTVEDLVAGTVNVANVFTADPRIQTEDLVVLDDPEGLFLASNVVPVVSADIADEIADVINQVSAALTPEALVALNVQSTVDQLSSDDIATQWLEENGIS, from the coding sequence ATGTTCACAGCACGACAGCAGCGCCTGACCGGCGCCGCGGCCCTTGTGGCCGCCGCGAGCCTTTTCCTCGCCGGATGCGCATCATCCAACCCGCTCGACGACGCCGGCGAGAGCCCGGCGGAGGGCGGCGATTCCAGCACGATCGTCGTCGGTTCACAGGCCTACTACTCCAACGAGATCATCGCCGAGATCTACGCGCAGGCCCTGGAGAACGCCGGATTCGAGGTGGAGCGCCAGTTCCAGATCGGCCAGCGCGACGCCTACATCCCCGCTTTGGAGAGCGGTGAGGTGAATCTCTTCCCCGAGTACAGCGGCAACCTGCTGCAGTACTTCGACGAGGAGACCACGGCTCGCACCGCGGAAGAGGTCTACGCCGCTCTGCCCGACGCGCTTCCCGAGGGGCTGACGGTGCTCGACCAGTCCACCGCCAGTGACCAGGACTCGTACACCGTGACCGCCGCGTTCGCCGACGAGTACTCGCTGACCTCGATCGCCGACCTCGCGAACGTCGACGTGCCGCTGACTCTGGGCGGGCCGCCCGAGCTCGCCGAGCGTCCCTACGGCCCCCAGGGCCTCGCCGACACCTACGGTGTCGACGTGTCCTTCTCGGCGACCGGTGACACCACGGTCGAAGACCTCGTGGCCGGCACCGTCAACGTTGCGAACGTCTTCACCGCAGACCCGCGGATCCAGACCGAAGACCTCGTCGTGCTCGACGACCCCGAGGGTCTGTTCCTCGCCTCGAACGTGGTGCCGGTCGTCAGCGCCGACATCGCCGACGAGATCGCCGACGTCATCAATCAGGTGAGCGCCGCGCTGACCCCGGAGGCGCTCGTCGCCCTCAACGTCCAGAGCACGGTCGATCAGCTCTCCAGCGACGACATCGCCACCCAGTGGCTCGAGGAGAACGGCATCTCCTGA
- a CDS encoding ABC transporter permease, which yields MSLFLDALAWIFSPDRLQGPYALQVLLGQQLLYTFVAVAIAAVVAIPLGWAIGHTGRGRDIAVGISGAARAIPSFGLLILLVLLLGVLRRPEAAVITFVVLAIPSLLAGAYTGLEAIDRRVIDAARAMGMTEWQILWKVEVPLGLPLLIGGLRAATLQVVATVTIAAYVNLGGLGWPIIQGIPLQRFDQVLGGAILVAILALVLDALLALLQRAVVPRGVDPGRKERRSSSREAASDSTDDTGPDPRDVSLASAG from the coding sequence ATGAGTCTGTTCCTCGACGCTCTCGCGTGGATCTTCTCCCCGGACCGACTGCAGGGGCCGTACGCTCTTCAGGTTCTGCTCGGCCAGCAGCTGCTGTACACCTTCGTGGCAGTCGCCATCGCCGCGGTCGTCGCCATTCCCCTCGGATGGGCCATCGGGCACACGGGTCGCGGCCGTGACATCGCCGTCGGCATCTCCGGCGCGGCGCGCGCCATCCCTTCGTTCGGTCTGCTCATCCTTCTGGTGCTCCTCCTCGGCGTTCTTCGACGACCTGAGGCAGCGGTCATCACCTTCGTCGTCCTGGCCATCCCGTCTCTGCTGGCGGGCGCCTACACGGGTCTCGAAGCGATCGACCGTCGGGTGATCGATGCCGCCCGCGCGATGGGGATGACCGAATGGCAGATCCTGTGGAAGGTAGAAGTGCCGCTGGGTCTGCCTCTGCTCATCGGTGGGCTCCGCGCCGCCACCCTGCAGGTCGTCGCGACGGTCACGATCGCCGCGTACGTCAACCTCGGCGGGCTCGGATGGCCCATCATCCAGGGCATCCCGCTCCAGAGATTCGATCAGGTCCTCGGAGGCGCGATCCTCGTGGCGATCCTCGCCCTCGTCCTGGACGCCCTGCTCGCACTCCTCCAACGTGCCGTGGTGCCGCGGGGGGTCGACCCAGGGCGGAAGGAACGTCGGAGTTCCTCCCGCGAAGCTGCGTCCGACTCGACGGATGACACGGGCCCCGACCCACGCGATGTCTCTCTCGCCTCGGCGGGATGA